A stretch of the Halorussus vallis genome encodes the following:
- a CDS encoding glycoside hydrolase family 15 protein yields the protein MQLRDALDDFKRHEGHETRFPGERRTTAGLFSGYTPAADDARLVHVGRGGRLRDFGSPLTGRNGLDVSRLGVRRGGEVTWFDDCETVDQRYDGATTLVVTEHRLPDGETLVQYDLTLGPAHVTRVERGEVGRDVEEGDEFELVAFLGFGPDGRDTGIGQLHHADAVEVYHDDEHDFVAGAAGFDARGCVPADFARLLDADPVERPRTDEGGRREEASLSGDVLCELRFADGAATFATLLTDATETDREAALDRLAAVLDDYVDVDSLKRAAAERAPAVPDGLPESDAVTADLRAVGALSASTGLRIAGPEFDAYYAHSGGYGYTWFRDDAEIARFLLRADRRFDLGLGDWHARSADSYCATQLADGAWPHRVWPRNRTLAPGWANSHLAAGEGTDYSEYQADQTASVAAFLADALADLDADRADRARETLAAALDGLDRTVEGDGLPVACQNAWEDAVGRFCHTAATFLEAYATAAATDAAFADRAAEGADRVYDALDDLWVPDRGVYGYRIVAETVEGEEGEVGDVDPRCDSASLALASAHLAYDRVSEVDDRRLDRLVSHVRTVVDALHRDPAGSPVRGLARYEGDDWRTRSQDGEKIWTVSTAWGAFACANLAALLSDRGDRRAGEFAEKSRDLLSLVMPDGPLCPNGALLPEQVFDDGTPDSATPLGWPHALRTATLALLDREGMLHEEPAAVAED from the coding sequence ATGCAACTCCGCGACGCCCTCGACGACTTCAAACGACACGAGGGCCACGAGACGCGCTTTCCCGGCGAGCGCCGGACCACCGCAGGACTGTTCTCCGGATACACGCCCGCCGCCGACGACGCCAGACTCGTCCACGTCGGCCGCGGCGGCCGACTCCGAGACTTCGGGTCGCCGCTCACCGGTCGCAACGGCCTCGACGTCTCCCGACTGGGCGTGCGACGCGGCGGCGAGGTGACCTGGTTCGACGACTGCGAGACAGTCGACCAGCGTTACGACGGCGCGACGACGCTCGTCGTCACCGAGCACCGACTCCCCGACGGCGAGACGCTCGTCCAGTACGACCTCACGCTCGGACCCGCGCACGTGACCCGCGTCGAGCGTGGAGAGGTCGGACGAGACGTCGAGGAAGGCGACGAGTTCGAACTCGTCGCCTTCCTCGGCTTCGGTCCGGACGGCCGCGACACGGGAATCGGACAACTCCACCACGCCGACGCCGTCGAGGTGTACCACGACGACGAACACGACTTCGTCGCCGGCGCGGCCGGGTTCGACGCTCGCGGATGCGTTCCGGCCGACTTCGCGCGATTGCTCGACGCCGACCCGGTCGAGCGCCCCCGGACCGACGAGGGCGGCCGCCGGGAGGAGGCCAGTCTGAGCGGCGACGTTCTCTGCGAACTCCGCTTCGCCGACGGCGCGGCAACGTTCGCGACCTTGTTGACCGACGCCACCGAAACCGACCGCGAGGCCGCACTCGACCGCCTCGCGGCGGTGCTGGACGACTACGTCGACGTCGACTCTCTGAAGCGGGCCGCCGCTGAGCGCGCGCCCGCGGTTCCCGACGGCCTCCCCGAGTCCGACGCGGTGACGGCCGACCTCCGGGCCGTCGGCGCGCTGTCGGCTTCCACCGGCCTCCGCATCGCCGGCCCGGAGTTCGACGCCTACTACGCCCACTCGGGCGGCTACGGCTACACCTGGTTCCGCGACGACGCCGAGATCGCCCGGTTCCTCCTGCGCGCCGACCGCCGGTTCGACCTCGGCCTCGGCGACTGGCACGCCCGGAGCGCCGACAGCTACTGCGCGACCCAACTCGCCGACGGGGCGTGGCCCCACCGCGTGTGGCCGCGCAACCGGACGCTCGCGCCCGGGTGGGCGAACAGCCACCTCGCGGCCGGCGAGGGGACCGACTACAGCGAGTACCAGGCCGACCAGACCGCGAGCGTCGCCGCGTTCCTCGCCGACGCGCTCGCCGACCTCGACGCCGACCGCGCCGACCGGGCGCGCGAGACGCTCGCGGCCGCGCTCGACGGACTCGACCGCACCGTCGAGGGAGACGGCCTCCCGGTGGCCTGCCAGAACGCCTGGGAGGACGCCGTCGGCCGGTTCTGCCACACCGCCGCGACGTTCCTCGAAGCCTACGCGACGGCGGCCGCGACCGACGCGGCGTTCGCCGACCGCGCCGCCGAGGGGGCCGACCGCGTCTACGACGCACTCGACGACCTCTGGGTCCCCGATAGGGGCGTCTACGGCTACCGAATCGTCGCGGAAACCGTGGAGGGCGAGGAGGGGGAAGTCGGCGACGTCGACCCCCGGTGCGACTCGGCCTCGCTGGCGCTGGCGAGCGCCCACCTCGCGTACGACCGGGTGAGCGAGGTCGACGACCGCCGCCTCGACAGACTGGTTTCGCACGTCCGGACCGTCGTGGACGCACTCCACCGCGACCCCGCGGGGAGTCCGGTCCGGGGCCTCGCGCGCTACGAGGGCGACGACTGGCGGACCCGCTCGCAGGACGGCGAGAAAATCTGGACGGTTTCGACCGCGTGGGGCGCGTTCGCGTGCGCGAACCTCGCGGCGCTGCTCTCGGACCGCGGCGACCGGCGCGCCGGGGAGTTCGCGGAGAAATCGCGGGACCTGCTGAGTCTCGTCATGCCCGACGGGCCGCTCTGTCCGAACGGCGCGCTGCTCCCCGAGCAGGTGTTCGACGACGGGACGCCCGACAGCGCCACGCCGCTGGGGTGGCCACACGCGCTTCGGACGGCGACGCTGGCGCTGCTGGACCGCGAGGGGATGTTACACGAGGAGCCGGCGGCGGTCGCCGAAGATTAG